Proteins encoded within one genomic window of Saccharopolyspora pogona:
- a CDS encoding helix-turn-helix domain-containing protein — translation MRRRLAVLRHVEEVSGNVAMTCRYYGISRPTYYKWLHRYETEGVDGLHDRSERPRTSPDATRGSAGKDRPPAAALPLRARQDRHVPDRNRETSGTVSSPTIDLCIEPARLMPDRADCV, via the coding sequence GTGCGTCGGCGCCTCGCGGTCCTGCGTCATGTGGAGGAAGTCAGCGGGAACGTCGCGATGACGTGCCGGTACTACGGGATCAGTCGGCCGACGTACTACAAGTGGCTACACCGCTACGAGACCGAGGGCGTCGACGGGCTACACGACCGATCAGAGCGACCGCGAACCAGTCCGGATGCCACCCGCGGAAGTGCTGGAAAAGATCGTCCACCTGCGGCAGCACTACCACTCCGGGCCCGGCAAGATCGCCATGTACCTGACCGAAACCGGGAAACTTCAGGAACAGTTTCGTCGCCCACAATCGATCTGTGCATCGAGCCCGCCAGGCTCATGCCCGATCGCGCAGACTGCGTATGA